A single genomic interval of Adhaeribacter pallidiroseus harbors:
- a CDS encoding S41 family peptidase, producing the protein MKTITYLKRCLFSSLFVLGSYQVMSQNTPAPTKATDPAKQFTPAQLQADLKLMRTILDESHPGFYRYTSKERFDVLFDSIGNTLNRPMTQQEFYVAATPIIVAIKEGHIKYMPHERPHWQYYYNLDQLFPLDLHFTETQAHLVRNNAGSNNIPLGSEITAINGQSIPDIIKKLIPTVYFADGNSQAIKYQSISNFFPFYYGTYMGGSPSYTISYRERNNSGEVKTAEVAAITLATIQQLEKEKESQKPKQLPMRLAYKDHSTAVLRIDNFNVYKDQMDVKKFYRDTFWQINAKNIQNLIIDVRGNEGGIDRWGSLLYSYLSDKPFRYYDKLRVAQKKKFSFAEHVAWVPKMFPIYRRFLITKSKDGHYTISFKKTLKEQKPQRNPFKGDVYVLTDGYSFSVTSEFAAIAHHNKRATFVGRETGGGYYGNTSGFFVVAVLPNTGIELATPQWDYHMAVSGYPYKDRGVLPDHEVVPTIDDILQQRDAEMEFTLGLIRKKKLSSAVNK; encoded by the coding sequence ATGAAAACAATCACCTACTTGAAACGCTGTTTATTTTCCTCTCTATTTGTACTCGGCTCGTACCAGGTTATGAGCCAGAATACTCCTGCGCCAACTAAGGCCACTGATCCAGCCAAGCAATTTACTCCGGCTCAGTTGCAAGCCGATTTAAAATTAATGCGGACCATTTTGGATGAGTCGCACCCGGGCTTTTACCGCTATACGTCCAAAGAGCGCTTTGATGTGTTATTCGACAGCATCGGTAATACCCTGAACCGGCCCATGACCCAGCAAGAGTTTTACGTTGCGGCTACCCCCATTATTGTGGCCATTAAAGAAGGCCACATTAAATACATGCCGCACGAGCGCCCTCATTGGCAGTACTACTACAACCTGGATCAGCTCTTTCCCTTGGATTTACATTTTACGGAGACACAAGCGCACCTGGTCCGTAATAATGCGGGTTCTAATAATATACCACTGGGTTCCGAGATAACGGCCATTAATGGTCAATCTATCCCGGACATTATAAAAAAGTTAATTCCTACCGTCTATTTTGCCGATGGTAATAGCCAGGCGATTAAGTACCAGTCTATCAGTAATTTCTTTCCTTTTTACTACGGCACCTACATGGGTGGGTCGCCGAGTTATACCATCTCCTACCGGGAAAGAAATAACTCCGGCGAAGTAAAAACCGCGGAAGTGGCCGCCATTACGTTAGCTACCATTCAGCAACTCGAAAAGGAAAAAGAAAGCCAGAAGCCCAAGCAATTGCCCATGCGCCTGGCATACAAAGACCACAGCACGGCTGTTCTCCGCATCGATAATTTTAATGTTTACAAAGACCAGATGGACGTGAAAAAGTTTTACCGCGATACTTTCTGGCAAATAAATGCAAAGAACATTCAGAACTTAATTATTGACGTGCGCGGCAACGAAGGCGGCATTGATCGTTGGGGCTCCTTATTGTACTCGTACCTGAGCGATAAGCCTTTCCGGTATTACGATAAATTGCGGGTAGCGCAGAAGAAGAAATTCAGCTTTGCCGAGCACGTTGCTTGGGTACCCAAAATGTTCCCGATCTACCGGCGGTTTTTAATTACCAAAAGCAAAGACGGGCATTACACCATTTCCTTTAAGAAAACTTTAAAAGAACAAAAACCGCAACGTAACCCCTTTAAAGGCGATGTGTACGTGTTAACAGACGGTTACAGCTTCTCGGTAACTTCGGAGTTTGCCGCTATTGCTCACCATAATAAACGCGCTACGTTCGTGGGCCGCGAAACCGGTGGCGGGTACTATGGCAATACCAGTGGTTTTTTTGTAGTGGCGGTATTGCCGAATACCGGTATTGAACTAGCCACGCCGCAATGGGATTACCACATGGCCGTTTCGGGCTACCCT